One stretch of Petroclostridium xylanilyticum DNA includes these proteins:
- a CDS encoding THUMP domain-containing class I SAM-dependent RNA methyltransferase: protein MAQIELIAPTLFGLEALTAKEVRDLGYETISVEDGRVTFRGDEYAICRANLWLRTAERVLVKLGEFEATTYDELFEKTKALPWFDWIPEDAEFPVKGYSLKSKLFSVPDCQSIIKKAVVEKLKQKYNQTWFEEKGPRYQIQFSLFKDKATLMIDTSGEGLHKRGYRENANEAPLRETLAAAMVMLSVWKPGKAFIDPFCGSGTIPIEAALIGANIAPGLEREFVSQNWDRVPKDLWWKARKEAHEQIKNNADFHIYGSDIDPKAAALSKENASLAGVEEYITIKQLPVAEIQSQEEYGCIICNPPYGERLGEIKEIEKLYRQMGQVFKKFDTWSYYILTSHEKFEDHFGKKADKKRKLYNGMLKCDLYQYFGPKPPKTSAELRMQNAENLTIL from the coding sequence ATGGCTCAAATAGAATTGATAGCGCCTACACTTTTTGGATTGGAAGCACTTACAGCAAAGGAAGTAAGGGACTTGGGTTATGAAACAATATCAGTGGAAGATGGCCGTGTTACATTCCGTGGAGATGAATATGCTATCTGCAGGGCAAATCTCTGGCTGCGCACTGCTGAGCGTGTATTAGTTAAACTGGGTGAATTTGAAGCAACTACCTACGATGAGCTTTTTGAAAAAACTAAAGCGCTTCCGTGGTTTGATTGGATTCCAGAGGATGCAGAATTTCCTGTTAAGGGATATTCTTTGAAATCAAAGCTTTTTAGTGTCCCTGATTGCCAATCTATTATAAAGAAAGCAGTGGTAGAGAAATTAAAGCAAAAATATAATCAAACATGGTTTGAAGAAAAAGGCCCGCGTTATCAGATACAATTTTCATTATTTAAAGACAAGGCTACCCTGATGATAGATACCAGCGGAGAAGGGCTTCATAAGCGCGGATACAGGGAAAATGCGAATGAAGCACCCTTGAGGGAAACATTAGCTGCTGCAATGGTAATGTTAAGTGTATGGAAGCCGGGTAAAGCATTTATTGATCCCTTTTGCGGTTCGGGTACAATTCCTATTGAAGCAGCTTTAATCGGAGCAAATATTGCTCCAGGGTTAGAAAGAGAATTTGTTTCCCAAAATTGGGATAGGGTACCTAAGGATTTATGGTGGAAAGCGAGAAAGGAAGCTCATGAACAAATAAAGAATAATGCAGATTTTCATATTTACGGGTCAGATATTGACCCCAAAGCCGCTGCCTTATCAAAGGAAAATGCCTCATTAGCCGGGGTGGAGGAGTACATAACCATCAAGCAACTCCCTGTAGCTGAAATACAATCGCAGGAGGAATATGGGTGTATTATTTGCAATCCTCCCTATGGTGAGCGGTTGGGAGAAATTAAAGAGATAGAAAAACTTTATAGGCAAATGGGACAGGTGTTTAAAAAATTTGACACATGGTCTTATTATATTCTTACATCCCATGAGAAATTTGAGGACCATTTTGGGAAAAAAGCCGATAAGAAAAGAAAGTTATACAACGGCATGCTAAAGTGCGATCTTTACCAGTATTTTGGACCAAAACCACCCAAAACCAGTGCAGAATTGAGAATGCAAAATGCAGAAAATTTAACAATTCTCTAA
- a CDS encoding AMP-binding protein translates to MLEKFVNKQNFSSYEDFVQNFKINVPDNFNFAYDVVDELAVNSPDKIALVWCNDSGENINFTFSQLKYYSDKTANFFKSVGIKKGDPVMLVLKRRYEFWFCILALHKIGAICIPATHLLTTKDFIYRNNAADVKMIVSVAEVEVVQHIEEAQKESPSLLYKVMVGGNREGWYDFNSEIEKADENFVKPTGKDMTTNEDISLLYFTSGTTGHPKMVQHNFTYPLGHILTAKYWQNVQEDGLHFTVADTGWAKAVWGKIYGQWICGSAVFVYDYDKFIPKNLLEVLEKYQITTFCAPPTIYRFLIKEDLTKYNLKSLKYCVIAGEPLNPEIYNQFLKATGIKLMEGFGQTECTVAIATYPWMEPRPGSMGKPSPGYNIDLVDEDGNSCDVGEEGQIVIRTDKSKPVGMFDGYYRDKERTEKVWYDGVYYTGDMAWRDEDGYYWFVGRADDVIKSSGYRIGPFEVESALLEHPAVLETAITAVPDPIRGQVVKATIVLAKGYTPSDDLKVELQEHVKKVTAPYKYPRIIEFVNELPKTISGKIRRVELRERDKNK, encoded by the coding sequence AATTCGTTAATAAACAAAATTTTAGTTCGTATGAAGATTTTGTACAAAACTTTAAAATAAATGTTCCGGACAACTTTAATTTTGCTTATGATGTTGTAGATGAACTGGCAGTTAACTCGCCAGATAAAATTGCGCTGGTATGGTGTAATGATTCCGGTGAAAATATTAACTTTACTTTTTCCCAGTTAAAATATTACAGCGATAAAACTGCAAACTTTTTCAAGTCTGTAGGTATTAAAAAAGGCGATCCCGTCATGCTTGTTTTAAAAAGGCGCTATGAATTCTGGTTTTGTATTCTCGCCCTTCATAAAATTGGTGCTATTTGTATTCCGGCTACCCACCTGCTTACGACGAAAGACTTTATTTACAGGAATAACGCTGCTGATGTAAAAATGATTGTTTCTGTAGCTGAAGTCGAAGTGGTGCAGCATATTGAAGAAGCACAGAAAGAGTCTCCCTCTTTGCTTTATAAGGTAATGGTAGGAGGAAATCGTGAAGGATGGTATGATTTCAATAGCGAAATTGAAAAAGCGGATGAAAATTTCGTTAAACCCACCGGCAAAGATATGACTACCAATGAAGATATCTCGCTTCTTTATTTTACATCCGGAACAACAGGGCATCCTAAAATGGTTCAACACAATTTTACATACCCATTAGGCCATATTCTTACGGCAAAATACTGGCAAAATGTGCAGGAGGACGGGCTCCATTTTACAGTAGCAGACACCGGTTGGGCAAAGGCCGTATGGGGTAAAATTTATGGGCAATGGATTTGCGGAAGTGCAGTTTTTGTATATGACTATGACAAATTTATTCCCAAAAACCTTTTAGAAGTACTTGAAAAATATCAGATTACTACATTTTGTGCGCCTCCTACTATTTATAGATTCCTCATTAAAGAGGATTTAACAAAATATAATTTAAAAAGTTTAAAATACTGCGTTATTGCCGGTGAACCGTTAAATCCTGAAATCTACAATCAATTTTTAAAAGCAACAGGAATTAAGCTTATGGAAGGCTTTGGCCAGACCGAATGTACCGTTGCCATTGCCACTTACCCCTGGATGGAACCTCGTCCGGGTTCAATGGGAAAACCGTCTCCAGGGTACAATATTGATCTGGTGGATGAAGATGGTAATTCCTGTGATGTAGGGGAGGAAGGACAAATTGTTATACGTACAGATAAAAGTAAGCCTGTAGGGATGTTTGATGGGTATTATCGTGATAAAGAGAGAACAGAAAAAGTGTGGTACGACGGTGTTTATTATACCGGCGATATGGCATGGCGGGATGAAGATGGTTATTATTGGTTTGTAGGCCGGGCCGATGATGTCATTAAGAGCTCGGGCTACAGGATAGGACCTTTTGAAGTGGAAAGCGCTTTGCTGGAACATCCTGCAGTTTTAGAAACTGCTATTACAGCGGTTCCTGATCCTATAAGAGGGCAGGTCGTTAAGGCTACAATTGTGCTGGCAAAAGGATATACTCCATCGGATGATTTAAAGGTAGAACTACAGGAACACGTCAAAAAGGTAACTGCACCTTATAAATATCCGAGAATCATTGAATTTGTCAATGAACTTCCTAAAACAATCAGTGGAAAAATACGCAGGGTTGAGTTAAGGGAAAGAGATAAAAACAAATAG